From one Nilaparvata lugens isolate BPH chromosome 2, ASM1435652v1, whole genome shotgun sequence genomic stretch:
- the LOC120349573 gene encoding uncharacterized protein LOC120349573, with translation MIAELSIPTKATVVPSPTYNDYTKVRKKQHSSHSKGGKPGRRGGQTRGHEEAESADRDAEVQTTTVVTLSPPTTSSRQPPPAFTLHGDNKATAASAPAPNTPAPGPMAFLASIIIVTILH, from the coding sequence ATGATTGCAGAGCTCAGTATCCCAACCAAAGCGACCGTGGTGCCGTCTCCCACCTACAACGACTACACCAAGGTCCGCAAAAAGCAACACTCCTCTCACAGCAAGGGGGGCAAACCGGGCCGCCGAGGGGGCCAGACGAGGGGCCACGAGGAGGCCGAATCAGCTGATCGCGACGCCGAAGTGCAGACGACAACTGTGGTGACCTTGAGCCCCCCCACCACCTCCAGTCGACAGCCGCCCCCGGCCTTCACGCTGCACGGTGACAATAAGGCAACAGCCGCCTCCGCGCCTGCCCCCAATACTCCTGCCCCCGGCCCGATGGCCTTCCTAGCCTCAATAATCATTGTCACGATTCtacattaa